A stretch of the Flavobacterium sp. 9R genome encodes the following:
- the thrC gene encoding threonine synthase, whose amino-acid sequence MKYYSLNHNSPNVSFEEAVVQGLASDKGLYFPESISPLAADFFENIEKLSHEEIAFQAIQQFVGDEIPADTLRQIIAETLCFDFPVIEVEQGIYSLELFHGPTMAFKDVGARFMSRCIAYFNRNDPSKKNTVLVATSGDTGGAVASGFLGVTGVEVVILYPSGKVSDIQERQLTTLGQNIKALEVDGVFDDCQDMVKKAFLDPDLADVHLTSANSINIARWLPQMFYFFFAYKALKKHQKPLVFSCPSGNFGNICAGIIAKKLGLPIEHFVAATNANDTVPRFLENGVYDPKPSIATISNAMDVGNPSNFVRIQEMYQHDLKQFEKDFSSYTFSDAATLEAMKTIQKQKGYIAEPHGAVGYLGLKKELQHHPDALGIFLETAHPIKFLDIVEPALGVTLPIPPQIESVLNKEKISTKIKIYEELKAFLQNQ is encoded by the coding sequence ATGAAATACTACAGTTTAAATCATAATTCACCCAACGTTTCTTTTGAGGAAGCGGTGGTACAAGGATTGGCCTCTGATAAAGGCTTATATTTTCCGGAATCAATTAGTCCATTAGCGGCTGACTTTTTTGAAAACATCGAAAAGCTATCTCACGAGGAGATTGCTTTTCAAGCCATTCAGCAATTTGTGGGTGACGAAATTCCAGCCGACACGCTACGCCAAATCATAGCCGAAACGCTTTGCTTTGATTTCCCAGTAATCGAAGTCGAACAAGGTATTTATTCGTTAGAATTATTTCACGGCCCAACGATGGCATTCAAAGATGTTGGAGCGCGTTTTATGTCGCGTTGCATCGCTTATTTCAACCGAAACGACCCTTCCAAAAAGAACACAGTATTGGTAGCCACTTCTGGAGATACAGGAGGCGCCGTAGCGAGTGGTTTTTTGGGCGTGACTGGCGTAGAAGTGGTAATTTTATATCCATCAGGTAAAGTGAGTGACATCCAAGAACGTCAATTGACCACTTTGGGACAGAACATCAAAGCACTCGAAGTAGACGGTGTTTTTGACGATTGTCAAGATATGGTTAAAAAAGCATTCTTGGATCCAGATTTGGCCGATGTTCATTTAACTTCTGCGAATTCCATCAATATTGCGCGTTGGTTACCTCAAATGTTCTACTTTTTCTTTGCTTACAAAGCCTTGAAAAAACATCAAAAACCCTTGGTCTTTTCGTGTCCGAGCGGAAATTTCGGGAACATTTGCGCAGGCATCATTGCTAAGAAATTAGGCTTACCTATCGAACATTTTGTAGCCGCGACCAATGCCAATGATACCGTACCGCGTTTCCTAGAAAATGGCGTTTACGACCCAAAACCTTCCATCGCCACGATTTCGAATGCTATGGATGTGGGTAATCCGAGTAATTTTGTGCGCATACAAGAAATGTATCAACATGATTTGAAACAATTCGAAAAAGACTTTTCGTCCTACACTTTTAGCGATGCCGCTACACTCGAGGCTATGAAAACCATCCAAAAGCAAAAAGGCTACATCGCAGAACCACACGGAGCAGTAGGTTATTTAGGATTGAAAAAAGAGTTGCAACACCATCCCGATGCCTTGGGAATTTTTCTGGAAACCGCCCACCCTATCAAGTTTCTAGACATCGTAGAACCAGCATTAGGCGTGACTTTACCCATTCCGCCACAAATAGAAAGTGTCTTAAACAAAGAAAAAATAAGCACCAAAATCAAAATATACGAGGAACTGAAAGCATTTTTACAAAATCAATAA
- a CDS encoding nuclear transport factor 2 family protein, translated as MKNRYGITLVLLLLLSCVNPSTSSNENQKIVERYYELFNKHQWEEMAKMYSEKAAFKDPSLGTGVVEQSRAQIAKKYGELEAIFPDVHDSIVQIYPSDANHIVVEFVSTGTAPDNTKFTLPICTIFTIENGLITKDFTYYDNFEEPTTNEKQ; from the coding sequence ATGAAAAATAGATACGGTATTACTTTGGTCCTTTTGTTGTTGTTATCTTGCGTAAATCCCTCAACTTCTTCAAACGAGAATCAAAAAATAGTAGAACGCTATTACGAGCTATTTAACAAACATCAATGGGAAGAAATGGCTAAAATGTATAGTGAAAAAGCAGCTTTTAAAGATCCGAGTTTAGGAACGGGTGTAGTAGAACAAAGCAGGGCGCAAATCGCAAAAAAATATGGGGAACTAGAAGCTATTTTTCCAGACGTTCACGACTCGATTGTACAAATTTATCCCTCTGATGCTAATCATATAGTAGTTGAATTCGTTTCTACAGGAACAGCTCCAGATAACACAAAATTTACCTTACCCATCTGCACCATTTTCACCATCGAAAACGGACTAATTACCAAAGATTTTACCTACTACGATAATTTTGAAGAGCCAACTACAAACGAAAAACAATAG
- a CDS encoding helix-turn-helix domain-containing protein, which produces MEEIKIKKEDFNLLNCPIRTILDRFGDKWSVLVLLILGEKKKLRFNAINKEIGTDISQKMLTVTLRTLEADGLVHRTVYPEVPPRVEYEITPLGVSLVPHIESLAQWASSNMESIKTSRERFKNS; this is translated from the coding sequence ATGGAGGAAATAAAAATAAAAAAAGAAGATTTTAATTTATTGAATTGTCCTATTCGAACGATTTTAGATCGCTTTGGAGACAAATGGTCGGTTTTAGTCTTGTTGATTTTAGGCGAAAAAAAGAAGCTTCGCTTTAATGCAATTAATAAAGAAATAGGCACGGATATTTCACAAAAAATGCTGACGGTTACCTTACGAACACTAGAAGCCGATGGTTTGGTACACCGCACAGTTTACCCAGAAGTTCCACCAAGAGTGGAATATGAAATAACGCCATTAGGAGTGTCTTTGGTTCCTCATATTGAAAGCCTAGCACAATGGGCATCAAGCAATATGGAATCTATTAAAACGTCTCGCGAGCGATTTAAAAATAGTTAA
- a CDS encoding SDR family oxidoreductase: MSQLLITGATGQLGSQIVSELTAKYPIAQLSVLARSSEKGLPFTEKGITVKIGNYQDPSSLLEAMQGIDRVLLISSSDFNDRIGQHKNVIDAAKAAGVQHIFYTGVAIKDIETSPLKPLLGDHFETEEYIKQSGLTYTFLRNSLYADVVPMFIGANTIETGVFFPAGEGKVAFANRKDLAKAIAKIVAKSEHENKIFNLTGSQSHSFSEIASYLSELSGKEVPYISPSSADFENALKGFGLPEPIITMSVLFAAGIKNNDFEEVDSSLKTIIDQEPTSLKAFLKEAYQL, translated from the coding sequence ATGAGTCAACTATTAATTACTGGAGCCACAGGCCAACTAGGAAGTCAAATTGTATCAGAACTAACAGCAAAATATCCTATTGCTCAACTTTCGGTACTCGCAAGAAGTAGCGAAAAAGGCCTTCCATTTACTGAAAAAGGAATAACCGTAAAAATCGGGAACTATCAAGATCCATCAAGTCTATTAGAGGCTATGCAAGGAATCGACAGAGTTCTTTTAATCTCATCAAGTGACTTTAATGACCGAATTGGTCAACATAAAAATGTGATTGATGCCGCAAAAGCTGCCGGAGTACAACATATTTTTTACACTGGAGTTGCAATAAAAGATATCGAAACTTCCCCCTTAAAACCGTTACTAGGAGATCATTTTGAAACTGAAGAATACATTAAGCAAAGCGGACTAACTTATACTTTCTTACGCAATAGTTTGTATGCCGATGTGGTGCCAATGTTTATTGGAGCCAATACCATCGAAACAGGAGTATTTTTCCCAGCAGGCGAAGGGAAAGTTGCTTTTGCAAACCGAAAAGATTTGGCCAAAGCCATTGCTAAAATTGTTGCTAAAAGCGAACATGAAAATAAGATTTTCAACCTTACCGGAAGCCAATCGCATTCATTCTCCGAAATTGCTAGCTATTTATCAGAACTCTCAGGGAAGGAAGTACCCTACATCAGCCCTTCCTCAGCCGATTTTGAAAACGCTCTGAAAGGATTTGGACTTCCAGAGCCCATCATTACTATGTCGGTTCTTTTTGCTGCTGGTATAAAAAACAATGATTTTGAAGAAGTAGACAGTAGTCTAAAAACAATCATCGATCAGGAACCGACTTCTTTAAAAGCCTTCTTGAAAGAAGCATATCAATTGTAA
- a CDS encoding PhzF family phenazine biosynthesis protein: MKLDFYQIDAFTDTLFGGNPAVVVPLKEWLPDALLLKITQENAVAETAFFVDKGEKIHLRWFTPEIEMDLCGHATLATVHALKTILNDPRTTFVFETLSGDLTVLVQDDYYFLNFPSRMPVASHLTENLKLSFNIKPKEILKSRDYVLIYDNEEDIKNLQIDRNLFDQINMETGGVIVTAPGKNSDFVSRFFTPQASILEDPVTGSAHCSLIPLWAERLGKKELFALQVSERLGKLNCELRGDRVIISGQAKTYAIGSFWTE, encoded by the coding sequence ATGAAATTAGACTTTTATCAAATCGATGCTTTTACCGATACCTTATTTGGAGGAAATCCAGCAGTAGTTGTTCCTCTGAAAGAGTGGTTACCCGATGCACTTTTATTAAAAATTACCCAAGAAAATGCTGTTGCTGAAACCGCTTTTTTTGTAGACAAAGGAGAAAAAATACATCTGCGTTGGTTTACTCCCGAAATCGAAATGGACTTGTGTGGTCATGCTACTTTGGCTACCGTTCATGCATTAAAAACAATTTTAAATGATCCAAGAACTACCTTTGTGTTTGAAACTTTAAGTGGAGACCTTACGGTTTTAGTACAAGACGATTACTATTTTTTGAATTTCCCTTCCAGAATGCCAGTCGCATCTCATCTTACAGAAAACTTAAAGCTTTCATTTAACATAAAACCAAAAGAGATTTTAAAATCAAGAGATTATGTTTTAATTTACGATAATGAAGAGGATATCAAAAACCTTCAAATTGATCGCAATTTATTTGACCAAATCAATATGGAAACTGGAGGGGTAATTGTAACCGCACCAGGAAAAAACAGCGATTTTGTCTCTCGCTTTTTTACACCGCAAGCTTCAATACTCGAAGATCCTGTAACTGGTTCAGCTCATTGCTCTTTGATTCCGCTTTGGGCAGAAAGACTGGGTAAAAAAGAACTCTTTGCGCTTCAAGTTTCTGAAAGATTGGGGAAACTGAATTGTGAATTACGTGGCGATCGTGTTATCATTAGCGGACAAGCCAAAACATATGCAATAGGTTCTTTTTGGACGGAATAA
- a CDS encoding FAD-dependent oxidoreductase, translating into MKKIKVLFYSLLLGGSLWGQNTTTLQADIVVYGGTSAAVVAAVKAAQLGQSVLVISPDQHLGGMSAAGLGYTDAGKTQLIGGLSKMFYKKVYNYYQAESAWKWQKKSNFNAKGQGTPAIDEKSKTMWVFEPHVAEHIFDQWIADHKIKVYKNEWLDRNKKIDKKGTTIEAFYTLSGKKIEGKVFIDATYEGDLMAAAGVSYHVGRESIAVYFEKFNGVQKKLYQHDHNFKNFKISPYWIPGDASSGLLPKISPDPVSKNGTGDHKMEAYCYRLCLTTVKENQIPIEKPEGYDPKDYEILGRLYQKGWKKTFKKFDAIPNFKTDVNNHGPFSHDNIGMNHDYPEASYERRKAIAKEHENYQKGLLYFTATDARVPKKIRTAMLKWGYPKDEFLDNGGFPHQLYIREARRMVGAYVMTGNVVRGETEPEDPIGMGSYNLDSHNVQRYVTKEGWIENEGDVGIEPPRPYKIAMGTVLPKANECSNLVVPVCVSSSHIAYGSIRMEPIFMILAESSAQIAALAIQNKSSVQEVPYAKLQQALLEAGQVMEEPKK; encoded by the coding sequence ATGAAAAAAATCAAGGTATTATTTTATAGTTTACTACTAGGTGGTTCGCTTTGGGGACAAAACACTACGACACTTCAGGCGGATATTGTAGTCTACGGTGGAACATCGGCAGCAGTGGTCGCTGCAGTAAAAGCGGCTCAACTTGGGCAATCAGTACTCGTTATTTCACCCGATCAGCATTTGGGAGGAATGTCGGCTGCTGGACTTGGCTATACCGATGCAGGAAAAACACAACTCATAGGTGGTTTATCCAAAATGTTTTATAAAAAAGTATATAACTACTACCAAGCCGAAAGTGCATGGAAATGGCAAAAAAAATCAAATTTTAATGCCAAAGGTCAAGGCACACCTGCTATAGACGAAAAATCAAAAACCATGTGGGTTTTTGAACCGCATGTAGCAGAACATATTTTCGACCAATGGATTGCTGACCACAAGATTAAAGTCTATAAAAACGAATGGCTGGATCGCAACAAAAAAATAGACAAAAAAGGCACTACAATCGAAGCTTTCTATACCCTAAGCGGAAAGAAAATTGAAGGAAAAGTGTTTATTGATGCCACCTACGAAGGCGATTTAATGGCGGCAGCTGGTGTTTCTTATCATGTAGGAAGAGAATCTATTGCCGTTTACTTTGAGAAATTTAACGGTGTTCAAAAAAAGTTATACCAACACGATCATAATTTCAAAAATTTCAAGATAAGTCCGTATTGGATTCCCGGTGACGCTTCCTCAGGCTTGTTGCCCAAAATTTCACCAGACCCAGTTAGCAAAAATGGAACGGGCGATCATAAAATGGAAGCCTACTGTTACCGCTTATGCCTAACCACCGTAAAAGAAAACCAAATTCCGATAGAAAAGCCAGAAGGTTATGACCCAAAAGACTATGAAATATTAGGAAGATTGTATCAAAAAGGTTGGAAAAAAACGTTCAAAAAATTTGATGCTATTCCCAATTTCAAAACCGATGTGAACAATCACGGCCCGTTTAGCCATGACAATATTGGAATGAACCATGACTATCCCGAAGCTTCATACGAACGCCGAAAAGCCATAGCCAAAGAACACGAAAACTACCAAAAAGGACTACTCTACTTTACGGCTACAGATGCTAGAGTGCCCAAAAAGATAAGAACAGCCATGCTCAAATGGGGTTATCCAAAAGATGAATTCCTAGACAATGGTGGCTTTCCCCATCAATTATACATTAGAGAAGCCAGACGAATGGTTGGTGCATACGTCATGACTGGAAATGTAGTAAGGGGAGAAACAGAACCCGAAGATCCTATTGGCATGGGATCTTACAACTTAGATTCCCACAATGTACAACGCTATGTCACCAAAGAAGGCTGGATAGAAAACGAAGGCGATGTAGGCATCGAACCTCCAAGACCTTATAAAATTGCCATGGGAACCGTTTTACCGAAAGCCAACGAATGCAGCAACTTGGTGGTACCTGTGTGTGTGTCAAGTTCGCACATCGCTTATGGAAGCATTCGCATGGAGCCTATTTTTATGATTTTGGCCGAATCAAGTGCACAAATTGCGGCATTGGCCATACAAAACAAAAGTAGCGTTCAAGAAGTACCTTATGCAAAGCTCCAACAAGCATTGCTTGAAGCTGGACAAGTTATGGAAGAACCTAAAAAATAA
- a CDS encoding DUF1272 domain-containing protein: MLELRSHCENCAKPLPPTSTDAMICTFECTFCSDCVTTVLENVCPNCGGGFEKRPVRPAQLLSKYPAQNESIIKPIDWSSFETLQNHNKAIPPESR; encoded by the coding sequence ATGCTAGAACTAAGATCCCACTGCGAAAACTGTGCAAAGCCGCTTCCTCCCACGAGTACAGACGCCATGATTTGTACTTTTGAATGTACCTTTTGTTCGGATTGTGTTACTACCGTTTTAGAAAATGTTTGTCCCAATTGTGGCGGCGGATTTGAAAAAAGACCCGTTCGTCCTGCACAATTGCTTTCAAAATATCCTGCACAAAATGAATCGATAATAAAACCAATTGATTGGAGTAGCTTTGAAACACTCCAAAACCACAACAAAGCAATACCACCCGAAAGCAGATAG
- the mgtE gene encoding magnesium transporter, translating into MDHITSKHPADIADQLTQKSSKDRVLSFLLLAGEAKAEVFPYFDSEIQQELILNLGNEATKELFNELAPDDRTLLLTDFPDSIIKEIINLLDQKEREQALNLLGYESDSIARLMTPHYIQAKKDWTVKRVLESIKIYGKKAETLNFVYVVNDKNKLIDDLRIGQLLMAEDSTLIEELMDKNFIAIRTTEKIEESLAIFDKYDREALPIVTEKGILVGIVTFDDLLEQIEQRDTEDMQKFGGMEELDVSYTKTSLSDLVKKRAGWLVVLFLGELLTASAMGHYDDEIAKAVVLALFVPLIISSGGNSGSQAASLIIRAMALKELQLRDWWYVMKKEFVSGLLLGGILGLLGFIRIVIWQEAGIYDYGPYWLWVALSVSTSLLFIVLWGTLSGALIPFLLRKMKLDPAAASAPFVATLVDVTGLIIYFSVSAFFLAGKLL; encoded by the coding sequence ATGGATCACATTACCTCTAAACATCCAGCGGATATTGCCGACCAATTGACACAAAAAAGCAGTAAAGACCGTGTGCTTTCTTTTCTCCTTTTAGCAGGAGAAGCCAAAGCTGAAGTGTTTCCGTATTTTGACAGTGAAATTCAACAAGAGCTCATTTTGAATTTAGGAAATGAAGCCACAAAGGAACTGTTTAACGAATTAGCTCCCGATGATAGAACGCTTCTTTTGACGGATTTCCCAGATAGCATCATCAAGGAAATCATCAATTTGTTGGACCAAAAAGAAAGAGAACAAGCGCTGAATTTACTGGGCTACGAAAGTGATAGTATTGCCCGATTGATGACGCCTCATTATATTCAGGCGAAAAAAGATTGGACGGTAAAACGAGTACTTGAATCGATTAAGATTTATGGTAAAAAAGCCGAAACACTCAACTTTGTATATGTAGTGAATGACAAAAACAAGTTGATTGATGATTTACGTATAGGTCAGTTACTAATGGCAGAAGACTCGACTTTGATTGAGGAGTTGATGGATAAAAATTTTATTGCCATTCGCACCACCGAAAAAATTGAAGAAAGCTTGGCCATTTTTGACAAATACGACCGTGAAGCTTTGCCTATCGTGACCGAAAAAGGCATTTTGGTGGGCATAGTGACTTTTGACGATTTATTGGAACAAATCGAACAACGAGATACCGAAGATATGCAGAAATTTGGGGGTATGGAAGAATTGGATGTTTCGTACACCAAAACTTCACTCTCCGATTTGGTAAAAAAACGTGCGGGTTGGTTGGTCGTTTTGTTTTTAGGCGAACTACTCACCGCCTCGGCTATGGGACATTATGATGACGAAATCGCCAAAGCCGTAGTTTTGGCCTTGTTTGTTCCGTTGATTATTTCTAGTGGAGGAAATTCGGGTTCGCAAGCGGCATCTTTGATTATTCGTGCTATGGCACTAAAAGAATTGCAATTGCGGGATTGGTGGTATGTGATGAAAAAAGAGTTTGTTTCTGGATTATTATTGGGTGGCATACTAGGACTCCTAGGCTTTATTCGAATTGTGATTTGGCAAGAAGCAGGAATTTATGATTATGGTCCGTATTGGTTGTGGGTTGCGCTGAGTGTCTCTACTTCGCTCCTATTTATCGTTTTATGGGGAACGCTTTCAGGCGCATTGATTCCGTTTTTGCTGCGCAAAATGAAACTCGACCCTGCAGCGGCTTCGGCTCCGTTTGTAGCTACTTTGGTGGACGTTACGGGATTGATTATTTACTTTTCTGTTTCGGCATTTTTCTTGGCGGGAAAATTACTTTAG
- a CDS encoding gluconokinase has protein sequence MDQINRAPMYYVGIDIGTTATKAVCFDIQGNVVDELSISYPMFHPKPHWSDQDPQEILNAVVTCISTITKNIRPEFISFSAAMQSVIAIDSSGEPLSPAILWADNRAITLVEELKVSNKSQWLYQKTGIPTHPFSPLAKIVWFKAFDTETFSKTYKFISIKEYVWHHLTGEYAIDTSMASGTGLMNIHTLQWDDEILTFLNIQEAQLSPIHAVTHCLKGISDDFLYVIGGGDGALANLGTGAMNDACIALTIGTSGAVRLPIDQPLLDSQMRTQCYHLKDNQYLTLGAVNNGAIVLQWLKETMLKTTASYETLFLEAEKIPAGAEGLLFVPYLLGERAPIWDASAQGTLLGMQITHTQSHLVRATLEGILFGLFQITEILIPDAEKRKNTTVMVSGGFGKSEFWLQIVADIFQMKVAIPNTIEGAAWGAVLIGLEATSGIVNTKQNIGKTFFPNKTNAEVYKEAFIRFKKVYTLLKEI, from the coding sequence ATGGATCAAATAAATAGAGCGCCTATGTATTATGTTGGCATTGATATTGGCACTACAGCTACAAAAGCAGTTTGTTTTGATATCCAAGGAAATGTTGTCGATGAGTTGTCTATTTCGTATCCTATGTTTCATCCCAAACCACATTGGAGTGATCAGGATCCACAAGAAATACTAAACGCTGTTGTAACATGTATAAGCACTATAACCAAAAACATTCGACCAGAATTTATTAGTTTTAGTGCAGCCATGCAAAGTGTTATTGCCATTGATTCTTCAGGAGAGCCATTGTCACCTGCTATTTTATGGGCAGATAATAGAGCCATAACTTTAGTTGAGGAGCTCAAAGTTTCCAATAAATCACAATGGTTGTATCAGAAAACAGGCATTCCGACGCATCCTTTTTCGCCTTTGGCCAAAATAGTATGGTTCAAAGCGTTTGATACTGAAACGTTTTCCAAAACCTACAAATTCATAAGTATAAAAGAATATGTTTGGCATCATCTTACAGGTGAATATGCTATTGATACTTCAATGGCATCGGGCACTGGGCTAATGAATATTCATACTTTGCAATGGGATGATGAGATTCTTACTTTTTTAAATATACAAGAGGCACAACTTTCTCCAATTCATGCAGTGACCCATTGTTTAAAAGGGATTTCGGATGATTTTTTATATGTGATTGGAGGAGGAGATGGTGCTTTGGCAAATCTAGGAACTGGTGCAATGAATGATGCATGTATCGCTTTAACCATTGGTACCAGTGGAGCGGTTCGACTCCCAATTGATCAGCCCTTACTTGATTCCCAAATGAGAACACAATGTTACCATCTTAAAGACAATCAATATCTTACTTTAGGAGCTGTAAATAATGGAGCAATTGTGTTGCAATGGCTTAAGGAAACGATGCTAAAAACAACAGCTTCTTATGAAACTCTTTTTCTTGAAGCTGAAAAAATCCCTGCGGGTGCTGAAGGATTGCTTTTTGTACCTTATTTACTTGGAGAGAGAGCGCCAATTTGGGATGCATCAGCACAAGGGACTCTTTTAGGAATGCAAATTACACATACTCAATCGCATTTGGTCAGAGCTACTCTCGAGGGAATTTTATTTGGATTATTTCAAATTACAGAAATTCTGATTCCTGATGCAGAAAAGAGAAAAAACACTACGGTTATGGTTAGTGGAGGATTTGGTAAAAGCGAATTTTGGTTACAAATAGTTGCGGATATTTTTCAAATGAAAGTAGCTATACCTAATACCATTGAAGGTGCTGCTTGGGGTGCTGTTTTAATTGGTTTGGAGGCCACTTCCGGAATAGTTAATACGAAGCAAAATATTGGAAAAACTTTTTTTCCAAATAAGACAAATGCAGAAGTATACAAAGAAGCCTTCATTAGATTTAAAAAAGTGTACACTTTGCTAAAAGAAATATAG
- a CDS encoding gluconate:H+ symporter, which produces MSLLILIASIVLLLVLISGVKLNAFIALIITAFFVGILKAMPFVSLLESIQLGIGNTLGSLVLIIAFGVILGNLLSDSGAAQRISSVMIRTFGVQHIKWAMVLTGFSVGISMFYNAGFIILIPMVFAVAKSTKQPIIYLGIAMASALSITHGFLPPHPGPTAIAVIFKANIGRTLLYGLVIAIPALIVAGIIFPELIKKIQAFPPKGLFESKTFAESELPSFQISIIAALVPVILMASATFSELVLTEENSLRAFLIFIGNPTTSLLLAILFAIVALGLFRGRKMQDIMDSSGAALGSATMIILIIAAGGAFKQVLIDSGIGTDVSLFFKESSLSPLVLGWLIATIIRIALGSATVAGLTAAGIVQPLVIQSGVSPELMVLSIGAGSLMCSHVNDTGFWMFKEYFGISVSDTFKTWTLMETIIGVMGLIGVLLLNVWIK; this is translated from the coding sequence ATGTCTTTACTGATCCTTATCGCAAGTATTGTTTTGTTGTTGGTTTTGATTTCCGGGGTCAAGCTCAATGCTTTCATAGCTTTGATAATAACAGCTTTTTTCGTTGGAATTTTGAAAGCGATGCCATTCGTTTCTTTACTTGAATCTATTCAGCTAGGTATTGGAAATACGTTGGGTTCTCTAGTTCTCATTATTGCTTTTGGAGTGATTTTGGGGAACTTACTTTCAGACAGTGGAGCCGCTCAAAGAATTAGTTCGGTAATGATTCGAACTTTTGGTGTGCAACACATCAAATGGGCGATGGTGCTTACAGGCTTTTCTGTTGGGATTTCAATGTTTTATAATGCTGGTTTTATCATATTAATTCCGATGGTTTTTGCAGTTGCCAAAAGTACAAAACAGCCTATTATTTATTTAGGCATTGCTATGGCTTCCGCTCTGTCCATTACCCATGGTTTTTTGCCGCCCCATCCGGGGCCAACGGCCATCGCCGTTATTTTTAAAGCGAATATTGGGAGGACCTTACTTTATGGCTTAGTGATTGCAATTCCCGCTCTAATTGTTGCAGGTATTATTTTTCCTGAATTGATAAAAAAAATTCAAGCGTTCCCTCCCAAAGGACTATTCGAAAGCAAAACATTCGCAGAATCAGAACTGCCTTCTTTTCAAATAAGTATTATTGCCGCCTTAGTTCCGGTTATTTTAATGGCGTCCGCTACTTTTAGCGAATTGGTTTTGACTGAAGAAAATAGTTTGCGTGCCTTTTTAATTTTTATTGGTAATCCCACCACTTCTTTACTACTCGCAATTTTGTTTGCAATAGTTGCCTTGGGGCTTTTTCGCGGTAGAAAAATGCAGGATATTATGGATAGCTCTGGTGCGGCATTAGGTTCTGCTACAATGATTATACTAATAATTGCTGCTGGTGGAGCCTTTAAACAAGTATTAATAGATAGTGGAATAGGAACAGATGTCAGTCTTTTTTTTAAAGAATCTTCTCTTTCGCCTTTGGTTTTAGGTTGGCTGATTGCAACGATTATTCGTATAGCTTTAGGTTCTGCCACTGTTGCTGGATTAACAGCAGCAGGAATTGTACAACCCTTAGTTATTCAATCGGGCGTCAGTCCAGAATTAATGGTACTTTCTATTGGTGCTGGTAGTTTAATGTGCTCTCACGTTAATGATACAGGATTTTGGATGTTCAAAGAATATTTTGGTATTAGTGTTTCGGATACGTTTAAAACCTGGACATTGATGGAAACCATTATTGGTGTTATGGGATTAATAGGTGTATTGTTATTAAATGTATGGATCAAATAA